One Desulfobulbus propionicus DSM 2032 DNA segment encodes these proteins:
- a CDS encoding YfcE family phosphodiesterase has product MRIAVLSDSHDHIANLHRAVQMANQHRAELLLHCGDLISSFMLPYLHAFQGPVHLVYGNNIGDQHLIATRCGAIFGNLHHHGCHHGTICLPALRIACHHYPAFARELACSGHFDLVCYGHDHLFHSEQIGDCLLVNPGELLGKDAAPTFALVDTEHKTVQRLAVGTQMLIDS; this is encoded by the coding sequence ATGCGCATTGCCGTTCTCTCCGACAGTCATGATCACATTGCCAACCTGCACAGGGCTGTTCAAATGGCCAATCAACATCGGGCGGAACTGCTGCTGCACTGCGGGGATTTGATTTCTTCCTTCATGCTGCCCTATCTGCACGCTTTTCAAGGCCCGGTTCATCTTGTTTACGGCAACAATATCGGCGACCAGCATCTGATCGCTACACGCTGCGGCGCAATCTTTGGCAACCTGCATCACCATGGGTGTCATCATGGAACCATCTGTTTGCCCGCGTTGCGCATCGCCTGCCATCACTATCCCGCATTCGCCCGTGAGCTGGCCTGTTCTGGACATTTCGATCTTGTCTGTTATGGTCACGACCATCTTTTTCATTCCGAGCAGATCGGTGACTGCCTGCTGGTTAACCCAGGAGAACTTCTCGGAAAAGACGCTGCTCCCACGTTCGCCTTGGTCGATACCGAACACAAGACGGTGCAACGGCTCGCAGTTGGAACCCAGATGTTGATTGACAGTTGA